GTAACGAGAGAAGGAGAGAGGCGAATGATCCAAGGCTATGTATAGCCTGGAAGAGGTATGGACGGAAAGTAGAAGACTAAGTGGCTCTACCGTGAAACTGTTTAGTCGCAAGGGCTCCGATATGTATAGAGATTGAGCCACAACTTGCTCAGGCAGCAGGGTTTGACCCAGGGATAGCTTGATTCGGTCCTCATCCTCGGGATGGCTGTACACGCAATTGGACGGTTCGCACTCTACCAAGGTTTCCAGCAGCTGGTTAAGGTAGGCGTCTTCGATGTATACCCTAAACGGGGGAATCTGGCACCTCACACTTTGCAGTTGCATTTCATCTTGGTAAAAACTGAAAGTAAAGAGCGAGACATGGCTTCGCAGGCTTTGGTTCTGGTAAACACAATCCAAGCCGTAGATGGACGGCAGACCACAATGTCTTTTATAAAGTTGCTGGGCACACAGCAAGACTGGGAAATCGTACTTCCCGCTGGAGTACAATTGATTGTCAACCTGCAAGTTCGGCAGCTGCACCAGTAACTCGCGTTGGTCGTCATCGTCGTTGTAAACTATCATTGAATCATCGACATATACATTGCACACCTCCGTTTTCAGGAAGTCCTTCTCCCGACCATCCGTCTGTAGGCTAAATACAAAGCTCTTAATGAACACTTTGACCTTGGTAATGGTTTTGGTTTCGCACTCTTCACTAAAATGAACACAGGTCTCCATTTCTGGAAGCAGATCTATCGCAGCAATGTCGGTTTGACTTTCCTTTTCCTCTTCTGCTGGAAGCTCGCCGTTCTCCGGCTGTTTTAGTCGCGAGCGCAAGTCCTTGACCGAAAACTCTAGCTGCTGGGCTATATAGTAGATGTTCACCCGTATGGCACGATGCTTATCACAGACAACAACCTTGACGTCTCCAAACTTGGGTATATGCAGGAACTTTTTCCACGATTTGTCAGTTCTCAAAGGCTTCGACCAACCGATCTTGTTCTTGGCACAGCCTTTGTAGAAACATAAAAATTATCATTAGAGACGGAAAGGATATCCATGATTATAAAAACACTCACCACTGCTATAAACGGCCAGCGATAAATTGCACATGGTGAAGTCCACATCTGGAAAATTGGCATACATCTGCGGTGGGGTGTAATAGCATCTGCTTTGGGGTAAGACCAACTGATTCCACTCAAAGTTCCTGCCCAAAAATTCTGAATTCGTGCAAGTAACATTGCTATTGCCAGATGCACTGGTTTGGGCAACTATAAACTTAACATTGGTGCTGTTGCTAATTATTATCGCCGGAGCTTTGTCGTGGAAAACATTCAGATAGTGGATACCGTCCTTTTCTATTAAAGTAATCATGAGGGGAATGGACTCCGGTCCTGCCTGCAGGCTGAAGCAACGTCTCGTAAAGGGAATGCTCAAAGGAATGGGTATGGAAACGTCCCGATGGCCACCCACATTAAAGCAAACAAAATACACGAATGCAGTATCACAGTTGTGTTTAGCTTTGTGGGCATGGAGGTCATAAAAACAGTCCATGGTGACACCAGTACTAAATAAAGGAAATAAATGTAGTTCTTACTTTGAAAAGTGATAGAAATACGTACCAGTTCTTGGATAGATCCGTCGATTGAATATTGCAAGGCTTTTTGGCTAGAGAGAAGGCCTCGACTTCCTCTCGCGTACTCGTTTCTTTGTGATCCATGGCCAAGGGCAAGGCGATTAAATCAACGTCCGTGAAATTAGTGACCACAAACTTTGAGCGCAACTTTAACAGCCTTCTTCCGTCCGCCTCCAACCTGTATTCTAGAACCAATCGCAGCACCTCTTCGTTCCGCACTATAACCACATCCACAAAGGAATTGCATCGTAGTGACAACGTTCGAGCAGCATTTTGATTCTTAGGCTGTAATAGCTCCTCGAAACAGATAAGCGACGACCTAATCCATTCAGCACCACAGCGTACATTAAGAGTAAATGCAGTCCTGATTTTGGGAAGCATGTCCAGGGAGTTTGCTGCAATTCTATAGTGCGCTTGCTCTGGAAGCAAGTATACGGACACATCCTGATCGATGGCATTGATGAACATGGCCCAAGCAGTAACTTCCAACCCAAAGGTGCACGAGAACTCTCTGGTTGGCCCCGTTAGGTATTTCACATCATACGATTCTGGTGTGGGCATTCTGCGGCGAACTCGCATCTCTTCGTAATCGTTTAAGGGCCACTTGGGCTTATTAGATTTTCCCAGGTTATCTAGGGCCTTTTCTATGGTCCAAACCTTGGGATCGTAATGGAAGAACTTCTGCCAGTCCATGTTGCTTAGCATCAGCGTGTACATACTTTCGGAAGTACCTCGTAGAACCccactaaaaaaatacaagtattcaGTATAACAAGTTATGTTAAAATGAGAAACTACTTTTAAAACTTACGGATACTTGAAGGTAATAAAGTGGACGCTGTTATGGGTGGTGGGAGTGCTTAGTGCCCACCTTCCGCCCTTGCCCGGAATTTGGGTGTTCTCATTGGAGGTACTTTCAGTGACCCCAATGCTGCAGTTCAGCATGTTGCAGATCTCAAAGATCGGCCAAATGCAAACAAGTACTTTTTGGGGTTGGAAGCTTGCATCCCCATCTTCTATAGGAATATCTTCGCGCAAGACACGCACCCATATACTAATAAATTCGATTTCAGACTGGATGGGCACCTTGACCAGCCAGGGCAGATCATTGTTGTTCCTTAGCGGAATGTCTCCTGTACGACCTTTGCCGATGCCAGCTGCTAACTTCAGCCTAAAGAAATATGTATAAATCAAACCACTAGATAAGACAAAATAAGTGCTTACCGCATATTAATGGGTTCATCCCGCTCTATACTTTGATAAAACGAAGCTGATTTCTTATAGGGAAGTACATATTCCTGTGATCCTTGTTCGTCGTATGGATATCTCCCAAGACGAAATTCGGTGATGAGTTCGTGGGGAACCATGCTTATCACCTCAATTTGGCCCTTGATCAACACGTATATCTGTGTAGCCGATAGTTTACCCGTTTTAAGAGTAATACAGCTTTGTCCAATGCGTAAATGCTTTACTTTCTGGTCTTCTTCGAACTTGAGAGATATGGAAATCGATTCGCTGGCCTCCAATTCCTTAGTCTCCGGATTATAAATGAGCAGTGTTAGTTCTTGTCCATGAGAACAGCTTCTAAAGCTATAGAAGTGCGCTTCTCGAGGTGCCAAAGTTATTTGTTCCACTGTCCCTGTTTGTCCGAACATTAGGGGCACTTGCATTCGATTAATTACAACGCACTTGGGCACCAGGACGCACcgcttttctttttgttgcaTAACTTCCTGCCAGTGGCGCTTGGAACTCAGAAGCGTATGTATCGCGTACGGACCACAATTAATCCTGAGCTTATCCACCATAAAATTCGCATCCACCAAGGAACGCGGACTGTTGCATAATCTAACATAGCTGCTAAACTTCATGGGCTCGACAATATCCAGCATGTTGAGGAAGCCATAATCCAAGCATTTTATACGAGTTCGCAGATCAGTCTGCAAGCTGAAAtcgtttttggaaaatattgcaGAATGCACCTGCAAATCTTCCACGTTAATGGTTAAAAACGTTTGGTGAACTTCAGGCGTTTCCTTAATATTGTATTCCTTCAAAGTGGATGGCAATTCACCAATGGAATCGTTCTGGTTCAACAAATTGACTTCAATATCCTGGCAATGGAGCAGCAACTGAAGTTTGGGCACTTTTTCGGCCATAAACACGGTATCGATGCGCATGCAACCAACCAGAACTTTTGGGTGCAAAATAAAATCCTTATTTTCATCCGCTTTAAATTCCGGATGCAATTGAGTGCCGTCGATCTTTGAAAAATTAACTTCAATAATTTATGCTATAAACGAAATTCTTACAATTTCCTTACCGATATTAGGTCCTCGTCTTCATCTCCGTCAAAGCATGTTTCGTCTACAGATATAAGGGATTGCAATATAACAACCCTCCAAATAGTGGCACAGATAGGACGGTCCGGTGGCTTCAGTTCTTTGGTGACTGTCTCCGAAAGCATAAAATCACAGTAATGTAGAAATGCTTCATGTGGCTCACTGAAATACTCCATGCGGCACTTGATATGTATGGGACTGCTGACCTTTAAAAATCAATGGAAAATCCTGTTTATTTTTAACCGATCGGGTTCTATTAAATACTACTTACTGGCATAGGAACTGGATATATATGAATGCTTGTCATTTGACGCGGCTGGGGATATCGCCAGCAAATAATACCATAGTTTTTCTTGATAATCTGAACTTGGTAGGGCATCGGAAGCACAGACTCAgagtttaaataaacaaactgaAAGGCGCCAGCTCTgcggtttaaaaaaatattttaaacaagaaaggaaagctaacttcgggcggagccgaagtgatACACCCTTGCGGTTAAAATTGGATGTTTATTCCAAATATCGCATATAGGTAGTAACCTATCCTTATAAGCAGTTTCGTATAAAACTAATTATTTTGAGGTCGATACGACTTCTGGATCGATACGATGCGAtaggatcgatttgccaccattctgcatcaaaatcccgagacaaaatattttttagattttttgtccatttttcgtgatgggatcccttgaaaatggggttttccactatagggcccacagcgatggctatatcttccacaatcctgatccgattctcaagcggagtaccttaaacgatttctggatcgattcgtcaccattctgcatcaaaatcctgagacaaaatatttgttggattttttgtccatttttcgtgatgggatcccttgaaaatggggttttccactatagggcccacagcgatggctatatcttccccaatccagatccgattctcaagcggagtaccttaaacgatttctggatcgatttgccaccattctacatcaaaatcccaagacaaaatattttttagattttttgtccatttttcgtgatgaaaattcctttaaaatggcgttttcctctatagggcccacagcgatggctatatcttccccaatcctgatccgattttcaagcggagtacctcatactatttctggatcgattcgccaccattctgtatcaaaatcctgagacaactttttttttatatttttcataatgCAAATTAGGAATCaattgaaaatggtgttttccgtTATAGGATCTTTATGAAAGTCGTATGTCGTactattttgccaaaaacaaaatccaaattttgcaaaaacaaTCCATACTAAatctgaactctctaactgtaCAGCATATCAAATTTatggaggtgatcctgatcaagaatatacatatgtatatattttatagggaTGTTTAtagagatgtctccttcactgcattACAAACTTTTGAccaattattataattatttcattattatattattaatatatatattattatgttattaaaactataatattctctgcaagggtgtaaAAATGTATAAGTACAAATAGAGGAGACTTACCGGAGGTCATCTTGGTAGAATTCCGCATTGGATTTCGGTGGTTTTTTGCTTCTTTCAATTGACTCCTTTGATGGAGTGCATTTTATTAGAGTATTTAAAGATGCTTCATCTGGAGTACCTAAAACTGGACGATGGTACAGAAACTGCTGCCACTCCTGGTTGAAAAATTCCTGGATACGATTGACTCCGTCCCTGGCTTTTTGCAATTGTAAAATACTTTGAACTCCAGCATCAACATGGAGGAAGTTCATCTTGAGCGTAGAATTAATAAGAAGCTCATCACACCATGGTTCGCTGATCAAGTCCGCCGACAAGCGCATCGTCAGAGGATGCAGCAGCATCTTACCCCCGGCCTGAAGATAAATGGAGCCGAGGGTGGACCTAATAACGGCCTTTTGGGGGCGATTGCTGAACTTAATGCGAGTGCTGAGGTCTAGGCAAACAAGACTACATTTGTAGGTTCGGGCGTCGTCGTAAAACTTTATGGTGATTTGGTCACAGGAAAAGTGCAGCCTATCCGCATTGTAGCAATTCACCTTCAACTGCCGCAGTTGAGACCCCTCCTCAACGGGTCGTTGACTTCGAACTGAAAAGCATGGAGCCTCGTAAAGAACAGTGTTGATTCGAATCAAGTCACTGGCCAGTTGCTTTATGTTCGACTCGCCCAACCAAAGAATAATGGGCTTCCGCAACTCAACATCTAATTCCATTTGCTGTATCCGGTCGTATTGCGTTTTTATGGTAAGCAACGGTGGTGGTATCCCCGAACTGCTGAGCTGGCCAGGCAAGGTGTCAAATATCGGTTCATTAAACTCCTTCAAGGATGAATCGCTGTTTGGATtcttttttgaagaaaaaacgCTTATATTAAAGTTGAATATCGATGCTTGGGTAACGGATCCCTTTAGGTTTTGCGTGGACATGAAACTTGGTTGAGAAATCATCACTTGGACCAGCGGTTTCGTCACAGTCCCGTCCAAATCGTTAAGCTCTATCAAAtcataaatctttaaaataaatgtaccAGCCACAAAAGAAACGCTTCGAGGATAATTCAATGCAGACGGCGCGCGTCCACTTCGCTGAAAGTCTTCTCCGTGAAAAGACTGCGTTCTATAGATTCCTTTTGAGCGAGTACCCAAGTATACGCCAGAATCACTTAGGCAGGATCCGTAGAAGACGTCGCTACTACCTCGGACGTCGAAGAACTTGTCAGAATTCTCGTGTTTGGCTGATAGCTTCTTTTTGTAAAAGGTTTTCGTACATGGTTGGCAATctcttgaaaaataaaacgagTTATCAATGATTTCGTGAACTGATGCCACTCCAATGGTCCTGTGCGATGTTCGCTTGGCTTTCAAGCCATCAATACTACAGAAATTATTGAGGATGCACTGCAATCCCTGCAAGCGCCGGATAATGCAACTGACAAGAGTGATTTGATGGGTGTTTAAAGCAGCGACGAAATCGGTCACACAGTTGTACTCTATACTTTGACCAGAAACCAAAAATCGATCGTAGCTGATGGCGGGAGCATAGATCATGATAAAATCAAAGTCCTTGAATATCTCCATGTGATCAAGTTCAGGGGAACGTGTCTGGTTATTCCACTCGAAGGCTGGGTTGTTGTGCTCGCTGGCCAGGCTCTTCTCCTTTCGGTATTTTTGGGTTTGCTCCCAGTTCCCCGTTGATAAAGATACCTTTCTAACGCTGAACTCATATTGGCGGTCCTCCACCAAAGCACCTGGAGTGCTGAGCATATTAAGCTCTGCAGCTTTTTGATAGATATCCTGCCTTACGAGCTGCCGCACAAGTGGGTTCTCCAGACTTGGAGTAAGTTGAATACTTTCAAGCTGCGGCAcagaataataatataatcagatacgaaaaataaaatgtatttctttGAAACACCTACCCTTAGAAACAAAACACTGCAACTCTTCTTGCCAGTGGCCAGTGGAAGGTAAACAAAAATACCTTTGCTATTTAAATGCACTATGGGTAGGTCCTGGACCGTCGTTATCGTACTAGCAGCTGTTGAACTAGAAGAGCTTGCGTTGTTGTCTGTTCCTGAACCTGTTACAATTTCAATCACCTCACAAAGAGGGACTACAAACTCGGTTATTTGGTCCAAGTCTAGTACCATCTCAATGGGCTGCACTTCGATCAGGACCTCCGAAATTGTGCGTTGTTTGTTGTGTGGGTTTTTGGCTCCAATCTTGGCATACAGATCTTCCAGACTGACGGTTGTGACCACCACACTTATGAGAGGCAGGTTAGAGCTATCTCCGAGCATTTTCACATGGATGTTTTCCACCTTTTCCCAGTCTTGCTGCTTTGCTTCGTAGTAGTTAACTCCCACGTTTTCGATTTTGGTGGTGATTTTATTGAACTCGCGGTTTTTGTCAATATTGAGAAGAAGATCCTCTATGATAATTGATATTTTACTGTGCTTGGAGCCCATGGCGTTCTCCATTTCAAAACTTATTCGTGGTATCGTCCATTGGCAGAAGACCACAAGAGAACTTTTGGGAGCTGTAAAATATACTTATAGCTCTATTTCGTAATTGAACATTTAATATCTTTTCACCTTTTGCTTTTGGAGGCGCCTGAAAGTTGGGATCCAGCTCCAGGAATTCTTTGATAGCGGGATAATACTGAGAACTGCCCGTATAAACCTCCAACTTGGGCTTGCGTTCCGATGAGTTGCAAGTGGGCTCATTCGGATGAAGTGAACTTAAAACCTTGGAAATAATCTGGTAATGCTCATGTAGCAATTTCACCTGGAAGAAATTCGAGTtagataaatatatacataaatttcAAGATAAAAGCTTACCCGCtgtgcaaaaatatttatgtcagACATATCTACGTGGACATTGATCGAGTATATTCCCTGATCCCTCTTCTTTTCAAGTTTTTCGTCCGCTTTATGAGAGAGAGCTAGAGTTATAGATGTTCTTACTGGATCCACAATCATTTCGGTGACCTGAGCTTGGCGATAGCATACATGGAATTCGCTTAGCTCAATTACCCAGTTGAAGGATTCTGGTTTGGATGGCACAAAAACTACAGACTTGATGTTGCCTCGTGATATTGGATCTCCGTTGCCAGATTTTACTTTCACAA
The Drosophila bipectinata strain 14024-0381.07 chromosome 3R, DbipHiC1v2, whole genome shotgun sequence DNA segment above includes these coding regions:
- the Vps13B gene encoding intermembrane lipid transfer protein VPS13B isoform X3 codes for the protein MFKLESYITPILLSYVAKYVKNFRDEDAQVSLWEGEVTFQNLDLRLEVLEEELNLPVELVSGHIHELSIQVPWTKLMSEPVKIVINTIEFVAKLPDGESKQRRASLQREREKRASLEQPEQPKGSPAASSSSMVNKIINNIALQCHNIILKYVEDDIVVSMNVQCLNFMSAGEDWKAAMVDVHPVSVLMRKVLQVSDLTICLDKRNTAGRIEVCQEPVLYRCTLECRVLRKYNANTKDTSSTTRIGVFTKSLDINVSSLQFPMVMRLLKMLLDLKPAEKEEVPENSQDQEEATEGGEAQQRQEPTGQGVFGWAWNLLPSFDAQSPSPSCDNPPGHAFDIGLYAEELNFHLKNSEYFTDQSMGGIKRIKYSPILRISLGGLYFERSQLKENDWANIKAGLSRIYMEPLGAYRSEELVDRNLISTQEVSEERSFIDKSLFDEHYTLYDRTWCTFNYEDYLARNTEEYMLFRTPVLAFDIIEYRVPKTNSHPLAESQLRDLGVRIQYRLLSAGITFHFSQSFQQVKNLITDLIRPYDYPGYHAEPKNAATTPEEHNASGLELMTATDLEYLVGLVPICNYKIELRNMVINFYPRQQQIETSAINQHQLSTAVKQSLLPHLQLKVSLVEGIVCGPVNPQRLVQFVVPLQDKPREVVNACYTSYTFNMKNITLMIMNTAPECCRAKFLNIPRMKVKLNRLLLPHMWKKNETPLETLEIKSEIIAIEFSKRELIIANRLLPLITSFNAKDLSDLSHLVTQVNVHSDVIKMQTLVTKLSADYHKYHSHMSAMASIQKLNADAVHTKMNARNVVLSTSTTNSSKWLELQMQLPLEDETQEKTEKIPGTVVALWLEPFRVTMDLYLLQFLNFSDHTGKRHSHETENDSEIVSLSEQPITQSVSNYSTISMPLNDYQPRRISRNLTRKISVPEETVHLSSERDERHTQMEPVNPVVSSKPVPKAYDSSAFVKRLNNLVILLEISQSKIDVCEHMQRKSPTEKDTQYTSIRLPFVKVKSGNGDPISRGNIKSVVFVPSKPESFNWVIELSEFHVCYRQAQVTEMIVDPVRTSITLALSHKADEKLEKKRDQGIYSINVHVDMSDINIFAQRVKLLHEHYQIISKVLSSLHPNEPTCNSSERKPKLEVYTGSSQYYPAIKEFLELDPNFQAPPKAKAPKSSLVVFCQWTIPRISFEMENAMGSKHSKISIIIEDLLLNIDKNREFNKITTKIENVGVNYYEAKQQDWEKVENIHVKMLGDSSNLPLISVVVTTVSLEDLYAKIGAKNPHNKQRTISEVLIEVQPIEMVLDLDQITEFVVPLCEVIEIVTGSGTDNNASSSSSTAASTITTVQDLPIVHLNSKGIFVYLPLATGKKSCSVLFLRLESIQLTPSLENPLVRQLVRQDIYQKAAELNMLSTPGALVEDRQYEFSVRKVSLSTGNWEQTQKYRKEKSLASEHNNPAFEWNNQTRSPELDHMEIFKDFDFIMIYAPAISYDRFLVSGQSIEYNCVTDFVAALNTHQITLVSCIIRRLQGLQCILNNFCSIDGLKAKRTSHRTIGVASVHEIIDNSFYFSRDCQPCTKTFYKKKLSAKHENSDKFFDVRGSSDVFYGSCLSDSGVYLGTRSKGIYRTQSFHGEDFQRSGRAPSALNYPRSVSFVAGTFILKIYDLIELNDLDGTVTKPLVQVMISQPSFMSTQNLKGSVTQASIFNFNISVFSSKKNPNSDSSLKEFNEPIFDTLPGQLSSSGIPPPLLTIKTQYDRIQQMELDVELRKPIILWLGESNIKQLASDLIRINTVLYEAPCFSVRSQRPVEEGSQLRQLKVNCYNADRLHFSCDQITIKFYDDARTYKCSLVCLDLSTRIKFSNRPQKAVIRSTLGSIYLQAGGKMLLHPLTMRLSADLISEPWCDELLINSTLKMNFLHVDAGVQSILQLQKARDGVNRIQEFFNQEWQQFLYHRPVLGTPDEASLNTLIKCTPSKESIERSKKPPKSNAEFYQDDLRAGAFQFVYLNSESVLPMPYQVQIIKKNYGIICWRYPQPRQMTSIHIYPVPMPVSSPIHIKCRMEYFSEPHEAFLHYCDFMLSETVTKELKPPDRPICATIWRVVILQSLISVDETCFDGDEDEDLISIDGTQLHPEFKADENKDFILHPKVLVGCMRIDTVFMAEKVPKLQLLLHCQDIEVNLLNQNDSIGELPSTLKEYNIKETPEVHQTFLTINVEDLQVHSAIFSKNDFSLQTDLRTRIKCLDYGFLNMLDIVEPMKFSSYVRLCNSPRSLVDANFMVDKLRINCGPYAIHTLLSSKRHWQEVMQQKEKRCVLVPKCVVINRMQVPLMFGQTGTVEQITLAPREAHFYSFRSCSHGQELTLLIYNPETKELEASESISISLKFEEDQKVKHLRIGQSCITLKTGKLSATQIYVLIKGQIEVISMVPHELITEFRLGRYPYDEQGSQEYVLPYKKSASFYQSIERDEPINMRLKLAAGIGKGRTGDIPLRNNNDLPWLVKVPIQSEIEFISIWVRVLREDIPIEDGDASFQPQKVLVCIWPIFEICNMLNCSIGVTESTSNENTQIPGKGGRWALSTPTTHNSVHFITFKYPGVLRGTSESMYTLMLSNMDWQKFFHYDPKVWTIEKALDNLGKSNKPKWPLNDYEEMRVRRRMPTPESYDVKYLTGPTREFSCTFGLEVTAWAMFINAIDQDVSVYLLPEQAHYRIAANSLDMLPKIRTAFTLNVRCGAEWIRSSLICFEELLQPKNQNAARTLSLRCNSFVDVVIVRNEEVLRLVLEYRLEADGRRLLKLRSKFVVTNFTDVDLIALPLAMDHKETSTREEVEAFSLAKKPCNIQSTDLSKNCTGVTMDCFYDLHAHKAKHNCDTAFVYFVCFNVGGHRDVSIPIPLSIPFTRRCFSLQAGPESIPLMITLIEKDGIHYLNVFHDKAPAIIISNSTNVKFIVAQTSASGNSNVTCTNSEFLGRNFEWNQLVLPQSRCYYTPPQMYANFPDVDFTMCNLSLAVYSSGCAKNKIGWSKPLRTDKSWKKFLHIPKFGDVKVVVCDKHRAIRVNIYYIAQQLEFSVKDLRSRLKQPENGELPAEEEKESQTDIAAIDLLPEMETCVHFSEECETKTITKVKVFIKSFVFSLQTDGREKDFLKTEVCNVYVDDSMIVYNDDDDQRELLVQLPNLQVDNQLYSSGKYDFPVLLCAQQLYKRHCGLPSIYGLDCVYQNQSLRSHVSLFTFSFYQDEMQLQSVRCQIPPFRVYIEDAYLNQLLETLVECEPSNCVYSHPEDEDRIKLSLGQTLLPEQVVAQSLYISEPLRLNSFTVEPLSLLLSVHTSSRLYIALDHSPLSFSRYERQQILTVPLRFGQSLGLHYLSGAIFGAGWVVGSLEILGSPSGLARSFSTGLKDFVSMPVQGLFRGPWGFLVGVTQGSASLLRNVTAGTVNSVTKLAGSVARNLDRLTLDAEHIELTEARRRARPQGFADGLTQGLTGLGISLLGAVGGLAHHTLEARSSVGVIAGLTKGIVGALTKPISGAAEMLALTGQGVLHTVGFNAMPQQVEPSVTRNLALHGSSNRIWNYLPDELSQDQVLFFCEITLLVGSQLRPALLFLTSSILAIMQSDSEDLSFASPVSKVDIVADREDPSKLYVSLKSEQRDDLEGQNYTNERIMKFLNASRLQGIAHDSLSDLLQVPEQDALDRMQRQSKCIFFIKPNIGEHLIHYLKVINRIQD